A region from the Malus domestica chromosome 07, GDT2T_hap1 genome encodes:
- the LOC103453302 gene encoding UDP-glycosyltransferase 76E4-like: protein MQTKNNLDSKMEQSKGRRLILCPLPLQGHINPMLELANILHSKGFSVAIIHTNFNSLNPSTRNPHFSYHSTPVDLTETEASIKDLTVVLSILNAKCVEPFRECLAGLLSDGVHSGNPIASLISDPFFDFTRSVAESFELPTIMLKTGGAASLAVYAAFPLLKEKGYLPISGSQPHKLSKTVVLRNSNGAEQSPESDTLPLPFQVHIYPMLELANILHTKGFSITIIHTRFNSLNPSTLNLHFTNHTIPVDLSKTEASTKNFPLLRSTLNAKCVEPFRECLAVLLSDDVTSEEPVACLISDTFFDFTRSVADIFKLPRIMFKDRGCHFLRCLCGISTAQGKGLRTNTRVHPTSVAL from the exons ATGCAAACAAAAAACAATCTCGATTCAAAAATGGAGCAAAGCAAAGGCAGGAGACTGATCCTTTGCCCACTGCCATTGCAAGGGCATATAAACCCTATGCTGGAACTGGCCAACATTCTCCATTCCAAAGGCTTCTCCGTAGCCATCATCCACACCAACTTCAACTCCCTCAATCCTTCAACCCGAAACCCACACTTCAGCTACCATTCAACCCCTGTTGACTTGACAGAAACCGAGGCCTCCATCAAGGATCTTACCGTTGTTCTTTCTATTCTAAATGCTAAATGTGTTGAGCCTTTCAGAGAATGTTTGGCCGGGTTGTTATCCGATGGCGTTCATTCGGGGAACCCCATTGCATCCTTGATCTCCGACCCTTTCTTTGACTTCACTCGATCGGTTGCGGAGAGCTTTGAACTGCCGACGATCATGTTAAAGACTGGGGGTGCCGCTTCCTTGGCTGTTTATGCTGCATTTCCACTACTCAAGGAAAAGGGTTACCTACCAATATCAG GCTCACAGCCTCACAAGCTAAGCAAGACAGTCGTTCTTAGAAATTCAAATGGAGCAGAGCAAAGCCCGGAGAGTGATACTCTCCCACTGCCATTCCAAGTGCACATATACCCTATGCTAGAACTGGCCAACATTCTACACACCAAAGGCTTCTCTATAACCATTATCCACACCCGCTTCAACTCTCTCAACCCTTCAACCCTAAACCTACACTTCACCAACCATACAATCCCTGTCGACCTGTCCAAAACCGAGGCCTCCACAAAGAATTTCCCACTTCTTCGTTCTACCCTAAATGCTAAATGTGTCGAACCTTTCAGAGAATGCTTGGCCGTGTTGTTATCCGATGATGTTACTTCGGAGGAGCCTGTCGCTTGCTTGATCTCCGACACTTTCTTTGATTTCACTCGATCGGTTGCCGATATCTTTAAGCTTCCGAGGATCATGTTTAAGGACCGGGGGTGCCACTTCCTTCGCTGTTTATGCGGCATTTCCACCGCTCAAGGAAAAGGGTTACGTACCAATACCAG GGTCCATCCCACAAGTGTTGCCCTATaa